One Patescibacteria group bacterium DNA segment encodes these proteins:
- a CDS encoding Ig-like domain-containing protein produces MKKTERYKKIIFTASIVLALLVSLFWINSINAANSNDFGLNQVGQVVNLPTADIRVTVANIIRYALGFLGIIAVGICLYAGFLWMTSAGEAEKIEKAKRILIEGVIGLLIIVLAFAIVSFVVSKLLEATGTGTEPDKTCSTENSGEVNGCWVCQSSSWTYDSSIAGCGRTDDFWVTDIKPRENAVGPKDTVVRIYFNKQVNFDSIDLDDGDITISKIGEIDPTTKEVTTTYSSPLAVAGTIQFKSGDKTVVEFRPNDLCDAACSETSDKKCKKCFSPWGLYQVNVRQGSIQDAIKGKSNQCGVVIDHCTRKFKINDVMDEESPKVSITSLEPSQGRYVPENYAVEVRISAKDNYEISDVQLYIDDMNTPVATLTSEPYVYTWQTPDGLGLKHTLLAKASDTDDNPAGVSAEREAIVRAWHCFNNQKDTFSSSPEKNEFEIDCGGTECGACVGADCDAADKDTTTCKTPTNDVCWTNYCAPADCKCEGWPEIQTVEPGRAPKGNFVTIRGRFFGKTSGQVVFLGGAGEADDKIGIKPSQINNQCDDESCWTDTQVIVVLPDGAVSGPIKIITTENKEDATNDNHGSQLLDFDVCTTSNGNCYDYPGICKLNPAQGAADALFKIYGINFGTTQGSALVKFGGKYSAVINSWADTGKEAEARVPNIQSGRPTVTIERGDIKSNPFEFLVKSSPLANPIISDVQPKSGGFGQYVTITGQNFGRAGVVEFINKNDTSKKFPADLNFPQQCQDKIWNNNQVIVKVPDTGSALLGDYFIVISRSSDNASSAAADFIINTDTPTPGICLLKPDNGPEATPVYVFGDSMGSQNGSVNFWQATVTAPIISWSEVVKVQVPKNTKTGPVVLVSAQGKSSNPLNFSVGSCRADDDCTGKPTAGECDQDQELGVSPKTNCWVCNKSVATGNYYWEWSDTSCGVIDQCCPSGVCQTKGTCVGIGVLSSYAWAFSTGEIPRYPKVVEECNRDETCPEGANTPSPSPWTPRWDINRGFDLACPNSVITARFNMDMNPDDLEDVNNYNFEKCGYQTDVNGDGKDDHDPCVCSPTANCACINGGNTNCNQKINITADNLITFNDGFIVNFAGVGLQPDSWYRMALRKGDALPGTTGFHSATAQGGYQLLADYIWQFKTRVDSAKCKIGCPTVVPVSYTANRLAKLYLNWDNPAFPRNPVYHTAQASAENNPCNLIDTYDYQWSWKATEADGANTNKAALYQIPSNGCSDSRDNDNDGKKDYKAGCTVDSVDCDYKCVSSYDRSEEAGEQLVAYFGNLRHAEAIKPTGGNTYSCDCDIAPQCSDSLENDGDNKVDYPADTECDTPGDYSELLSGLQTRSDVIVVAQKGVITNSSEECQLYCKGLSNNTWSWYKTGGYQIAGDPVLIRAQELSSGKEGRANLFINLEDPKVIAKWPDCSQACVNSQVGAAFNVPMAENTLVDAKNVMLFSCGADLECKKENMSSVPIENIDPDLSIDYRYSESVDDGLYNSELTFYPRSTTPGDYNGGKLLPNTYYRVILGSPDNDPIQNIDGLKLIGLNYDNYAADNVPDSYSWIFSTKNDYNLCSVDHVSVTPNKAFLSAIPAYQSYFSQAFGRSDDCSPFGQKLNNSFYSWKWESEKPTVAQTIGYSVGCGNGIIDRGENCDDGVYPPVSGDGCSNKCLREGSSYSVFGLCGNGVVESWEQCDYGVKIGNPAWTENNCNSATCLLNTTSRPAGSCRDGVIQSWESCDYGPLITDYYTDQEDNHVYNNYEVNSCNANTCLNTGNTNQGLAVCGNGRLEGGEACDVVDEPNNNNTDGCADNCVSSGSVDGRSLCGDGQVGTGEECELCWNDDKSVFSVIRNGSCSANSLYGHGDIDSGTPSFAGKTKDPASAEAGCQRAGADKVSCVILNSSGGYKYDRNRIGNWWKSSCQNGIVDRGEECDLGSIVENYYGGQNNYEVNNCNPTNCLYNGSSEATPDLLNRKAYQLAQSVGEGRANITAFTGGVCTGDPKFTACIQTSDCPLNSVGNKYECDLSGTKKGSSDLTVVCGWTDEACALNNAGYGADASGCCRTRPVVYSSYPHGDNVCRNTSISVLFDSNHPMDFTTFNSKNISVSVDGCAVAVNSGANRWWHYLVNTYQRVKDWVIGVFSHQANAAEINECTVNYSVTGIEYVDNGVGSDGLTHSKMVINLSSPLPPNKTIKVKFASAVKDSLGVSVLRGANVYEWTFNTGEEICSLNYVRLSPTSKSFTQTDEVENFVASTFNANGQEIEMVPGFYSWNWSWSLTPEINNTSATLSAGVATYCSVTNKACNPEHGNADCVDPKYPSQVCGAPYNYPYVSRVTSQKTNGEGQLIATATITSDSIIDAGKTFAAQAGVVVFVCENPWPQVCSATIASGNLLACEKDDDCYTEVGHQYVGPCKFDAVSNFSDSDNTIVSQFKNPENYTNFRTYYCRDAGSAGFDDDLPALVYPPIFTQTPVLPAQKGLIRHILLPRDNFRRGGETGGSNDALIMSVEANPQHISAAQWFSDRFDASATAAKAVGGYSAVSKDSTYYINAANWSRSTNTMYTNIYILSQSQNSNVNTKNIFQQLLNNMKFNVNVDGQGVGTDLCRAGTGLVTKKPFVCSNNKKTSCVADTDCGADGKCEILGWCNNDNSKSCSTLDVGNTVDNECGDEAVLPKAFCDTNAFAEPISCSKDFDCYRCKDNTNVVCELDSDCPNVYSGACAKDVSGNAAYCDAPRAKLIRNTQRLADLHTMTSILNNYYQKNNKYPTLDAGSYVSGRSYSTWPSWQATLGNDLGSGLPVDPIDQFNGCYDANYNFNRQTCWDNKALLFSCPQNSYTYFYSSNNGGNEGRVLVHLEKPENGDINVYESDYEDQDYFDAVSDNCKNFSGYSINDSDQDGVPDFGDNCPYEKNGYVGSDCPTNAPQCCPFTDKKKCCAWYGTADEEKYCGQANTDGDNLGNSCDWICPVDGNNDSDNDFVCGGQDNCWSVYNPLQVDSDGDCQMIGKPYLLNPKCGDACDVDCWGTDPDDCKTKCNALANTWWTGFGGTANCCGDDTTDNKDYGCVVQKSCGNGVIDQRKDGVWEKCDDGDTNTANVCNNSCTWNCKDNSSQATITFTPEEKSLVTLQPNATMVNTTVNIPVCRTANKITMKVYQDAGAVGGSSVALVFVSDLSGSMNEILESPKTRLDVLKESLKTAISTLIDEGAGVEVGLVSYALTSGPDTPGFLPVQESQNTLNGVIDSYVAGVGGLRGSSTYQDLGLQEAQKMFNDYPKDSSGKDFDKKVVVFMTDGNFSGSHDAMAEATVLKNPNIGVDMFTVALTADLGLRAYMNGLSSSNCICGDNNCKNKVSGTSGGDGVVTCRTANDLLEECDLTRDSIYCKQETNELNWVSSGRNRAYSATTASQLQGLYETIAGAISDETVAVTFNGGPQLTFNNYQYNPVNNKYEGTLEITLDSTYCSSTMPTESSDEFKAYNISFQTPIVKPVVFSAGKLLFCPWKNGYYGESEIIKSTL; encoded by the coding sequence ATGAAAAAGACAGAAAGGTATAAAAAGATAATATTTACCGCCAGCATCGTTTTGGCGTTGCTAGTGAGTTTGTTTTGGATTAATTCGATCAATGCGGCTAACAGTAATGATTTTGGTTTGAACCAGGTAGGGCAGGTAGTCAATCTTCCGACAGCTGATATTCGAGTGACGGTAGCCAATATTATCCGTTATGCTTTAGGATTTTTGGGTATTATTGCCGTCGGTATTTGTTTATATGCCGGTTTTTTGTGGATGACGTCGGCCGGCGAAGCGGAAAAAATAGAAAAAGCAAAAAGAATTTTAATTGAAGGCGTAATCGGTTTGTTGATTATTGTTTTAGCTTTTGCCATTGTCAGTTTTGTTGTTTCCAAACTTTTAGAAGCTACCGGTACAGGAACGGAACCGGATAAAACTTGTTCGACGGAAAATTCCGGCGAAGTCAATGGCTGCTGGGTTTGTCAATCGTCTTCTTGGACTTACGACAGCAGTATCGCTGGTTGCGGTCGGACTGATGATTTTTGGGTTACCGACATTAAACCAAGAGAAAATGCCGTTGGACCAAAAGATACTGTCGTTAGAATTTATTTTAATAAACAAGTTAATTTTGATTCTATAGATTTGGACGATGGCGATATCACTATCTCTAAAATCGGCGAAATTGATCCAACGACCAAGGAAGTGACCACTACTTATTCTTCGCCACTAGCGGTTGCCGGAACAATACAGTTTAAATCCGGTGATAAAACAGTGGTGGAATTTCGTCCTAACGATTTGTGTGACGCTGCTTGCAGTGAAACTTCTGATAAAAAATGTAAAAAATGTTTTAGCCCCTGGGGTTTATATCAGGTTAATGTCAGGCAGGGATCGATTCAAGATGCCATAAAGGGTAAGTCAAACCAATGCGGTGTGGTTATTGATCATTGCACGAGAAAATTCAAAATAAATGATGTGATGGATGAGGAGTCACCGAAGGTTAGTATTACTTCTCTGGAACCATCACAAGGCAGGTATGTGCCGGAAAATTATGCGGTCGAAGTCAGGATTTCTGCCAAGGATAATTACGAAATTTCCGATGTTCAACTTTATATAGACGACATGAATACGCCGGTAGCAACGTTAACTAGTGAACCGTATGTTTATACTTGGCAAACTCCGGATGGTTTGGGGTTAAAACATACGTTATTGGCTAAAGCAAGTGATACCGACGATAATCCTGCCGGAGTTTCGGCGGAGCGAGAAGCGATTGTTCGCGCTTGGCATTGTTTTAATAATCAGAAAGACACTTTTTCTTCTTCGCCGGAAAAAAACGAGTTTGAAATTGATTGCGGCGGAACCGAATGCGGTGCTTGTGTTGGTGCCGATTGCGATGCGGCTGATAAGGATACTACCACTTGTAAAACTCCGACCAACGACGTTTGTTGGACTAATTATTGCGCGCCGGCTGATTGCAAATGCGAAGGTTGGCCGGAAATTCAGACAGTAGAGCCAGGTAGAGCGCCAAAAGGAAATTTTGTTACTATTAGAGGAAGGTTTTTTGGTAAGACGTCGGGACAGGTGGTGTTTTTGGGCGGGGCAGGAGAGGCTGATGATAAGATCGGTATTAAGCCGTCGCAGATTAACAACCAGTGCGATGACGAAAGTTGCTGGACAGATACTCAGGTGATTGTAGTGTTGCCAGACGGCGCTGTCAGCGGTCCGATAAAAATTATTACCACTGAGAATAAAGAAGATGCTACTAATGATAATCACGGTTCTCAGTTGCTTGATTTTGATGTTTGTACCACTAGCAACGGTAATTGTTATGATTATCCCGGAATTTGTAAATTGAACCCGGCGCAAGGAGCGGCGGATGCTTTGTTTAAAATTTACGGAATCAACTTTGGTACTACTCAAGGTAGCGCTCTGGTAAAATTCGGTGGCAAATACAGCGCGGTGATTAATTCTTGGGCAGATACCGGCAAAGAAGCAGAAGCGCGCGTGCCTAATATTCAAAGCGGGCGTCCGACGGTTACTATCGAACGCGGCGATATAAAGAGCAATCCTTTTGAATTTTTAGTAAAATCAAGTCCTTTAGCTAATCCGATTATTTCAGATGTGCAGCCAAAAAGCGGTGGTTTTGGTCAATATGTTACTATTACCGGTCAAAATTTTGGCAGAGCCGGTGTAGTAGAGTTTATAAATAAAAACGATACCAGTAAAAAATTTCCAGCTGATTTAAACTTCCCTCAGCAGTGTCAGGATAAAATTTGGAATAATAATCAAGTAATAGTAAAAGTGCCAGATACCGGCAGTGCATTACTTGGTGATTATTTTATCGTTATTAGTCGTTCTTCCGACAATGCTTCTTCGGCAGCAGCTGATTTTATCATTAATACCGATACACCCACTCCGGGAATTTGTTTGCTCAAACCAGATAACGGTCCGGAAGCAACCCCTGTTTATGTTTTCGGCGACAGCATGGGGTCACAGAACGGCAGTGTTAATTTTTGGCAAGCAACAGTGACCGCGCCGATTATTTCTTGGAGCGAAGTGGTAAAAGTTCAGGTGCCGAAAAATACTAAAACCGGTCCGGTGGTGTTAGTTAGTGCACAGGGTAAATCCAGTAATCCTTTGAATTTCTCCGTCGGTTCTTGCCGCGCGGATGATGATTGTACTGGTAAGCCGACGGCTGGCGAGTGTGACCAAGATCAGGAACTCGGCGTTTCACCAAAGACCAATTGTTGGGTTTGTAATAAAAGTGTTGCCACGGGGAATTATTATTGGGAATGGAGCGATACATCCTGTGGCGTTATCGACCAGTGTTGTCCTTCAGGCGTTTGTCAAACCAAAGGTACTTGTGTGGGGATCGGCGTGCTTTCTTCTTACGCTTGGGCTTTTTCTACCGGAGAGATTCCCCGCTATCCGAAAGTAGTTGAAGAATGTAATCGCGATGAAACTTGTCCGGAGGGAGCAAATACCCCCAGCCCCAGTCCTTGGACTCCTCGATGGGATATTAATCGCGGTTTTGATCTAGCTTGTCCCAATTCGGTTATTACTGCTCGATTTAATATGGATATGAACCCGGATGATCTCGAAGATGTTAATAATTATAATTTTGAAAAATGCGGATATCAGACCGACGTTAATGGCGACGGTAAAGACGATCATGATCCGTGTGTTTGCAGTCCAACGGCAAACTGCGCTTGTATTAACGGCGGCAATACCAACTGTAATCAAAAAATTAATATTACGGCTGATAATTTAATTACTTTCAACGACGGTTTTATTGTTAATTTTGCCGGAGTTGGCTTGCAGCCGGACAGCTGGTATCGCATGGCTTTACGCAAGGGGGATGCTTTGCCGGGCACAACCGGTTTTCATTCCGCCACCGCACAAGGAGGATATCAGTTATTGGCGGATTATATCTGGCAGTTTAAAACTCGCGTTGACAGCGCTAAATGTAAAATTGGCTGCCCGACAGTGGTGCCGGTTTCTTATACTGCTAATCGTTTGGCAAAGCTTTATTTAAACTGGGATAATCCTGCTTTCCCGCGTAATCCGGTCTATCACACTGCCCAGGCTTCGGCGGAAAATAATCCATGTAATTTGATTGATACTTATGACTATCAGTGGTCCTGGAAGGCTACTGAAGCGGACGGTGCGAATACCAATAAAGCCGCTTTGTACCAGATACCAAGTAATGGCTGTAGCGATAGTCGCGATAATGACAATGACGGAAAAAAAGATTATAAAGCCGGCTGTACCGTTGACAGCGTTGATTGTGATTATAAATGCGTTTCTTCCTATGATCGATCAGAAGAGGCGGGCGAGCAATTAGTTGCTTATTTTGGCAATCTGCGTCATGCCGAAGCAATCAAGCCTACTGGTGGAAACACTTATTCTTGCGATTGTGATATTGCTCCACAATGTTCGGATAGCCTAGAAAATGACGGTGATAATAAAGTTGATTATCCGGCTGATACGGAATGCGATACGCCTGGTGATTATAGTGAATTACTTTCTGGGTTGCAGACTCGCTCCGACGTTATTGTTGTTGCGCAAAAAGGCGTAATCACAAATTCTTCGGAAGAATGTCAGCTTTATTGTAAGGGTTTATCTAATAATACCTGGTCTTGGTATAAAACCGGTGGTTATCAAATAGCCGGTGATCCGGTTTTAATCAGAGCGCAGGAGCTGTCTTCCGGCAAAGAAGGAAGAGCTAATTTGTTTATTAATCTGGAAGACCCTAAGGTTATTGCTAAATGGCCGGATTGTTCACAGGCTTGTGTGAATAGTCAGGTTGGTGCTGCTTTTAATGTACCGATGGCAGAAAATACCTTGGTTGATGCTAAAAATGTCATGCTTTTTTCTTGCGGTGCCGACCTGGAATGTAAGAAAGAAAATATGTCTTCGGTCCCGATTGAAAATATTGATCCGGATTTAAGTATCGATTATCGTTACAGTGAAAGCGTTGATGACGGTCTTTATAATTCCGAGCTGACTTTTTATCCTCGCAGCACTACCCCGGGTGATTATAACGGCGGAAAACTTTTGCCAAATACTTATTATCGCGTGATACTCGGCAGTCCCGATAACGATCCGATACAAAACATCGATGGATTAAAATTGATCGGTTTAAATTACGATAATTATGCCGCTGACAATGTTCCGGATAGTTATAGCTGGATATTTAGCACCAAAAATGACTATAATTTATGTTCAGTTGATCATGTATCGGTTACTCCTAACAAGGCTTTTTTAAGCGCTATACCGGCGTATCAATCTTATTTTAGTCAGGCATTTGGTCGGTCTGACGACTGTAGTCCTTTTGGTCAAAAACTAAACAACAGTTTTTATAGTTGGAAATGGGAGTCGGAAAAACCGACAGTTGCCCAAACCATTGGTTATAGCGTTGGTTGCGGTAATGGTATTATTGACCGCGGCGAAAATTGTGATGACGGGGTTTATCCTCCGGTTTCCGGCGACGGTTGTTCAAATAAATGTTTACGAGAGGGTAGTAGCTATTCTGTTTTCGGCTTATGTGGTAACGGGGTGGTGGAAAGCTGGGAACAATGCGATTACGGGGTAAAAATCGGTAATCCTGCTTGGACGGAAAATAATTGTAATTCAGCGACTTGTCTATTAAATACGACCAGCAGACCGGCGGGTTCTTGCCGCGATGGCGTAATTCAGTCTTGGGAAAGCTGCGATTACGGTCCATTGATCACCGATTATTATACCGATCAAGAAGATAACCATGTTTATAATAATTACGAAGTAAATAGTTGTAATGCCAATACTTGTTTAAATACTGGCAATACAAATCAAGGTTTGGCGGTTTGTGGTAACGGCAGGCTAGAAGGCGGGGAGGCTTGTGATGTTGTTGATGAACCAAATAATAACAACACAGACGGTTGTGCTGACAATTGTGTCAGTTCCGGTTCTGTTGATGGACGGTCTTTGTGCGGTGATGGTCAGGTAGGTACTGGAGAAGAATGTGAATTATGTTGGAATGATGATAAAAGCGTGTTTTCTGTTATTAGAAACGGTAGTTGTTCCGCTAATAGTCTTTATGGTCATGGTGATATCGATTCCGGCACTCCAAGCTTTGCTGGTAAGACTAAAGATCCGGCGTCGGCTGAAGCCGGATGTCAGCGTGCCGGAGCGGATAAGGTTTCTTGTGTAATTTTAAATTCAAGCGGTGGATATAAATACGATAGAAATCGTATTGGCAATTGGTGGAAATCCTCTTGCCAAAACGGTATCGTCGACCGCGGTGAAGAATGTGACCTTGGATCGATAGTGGAAAATTATTATGGCGGTCAGAATAATTATGAAGTCAATAATTGCAATCCGACAAATTGTTTATATAACGGTAGTAGCGAAGCAACGCCGGATTTATTAAATCGCAAGGCTTATCAGCTAGCACAATCGGTTGGAGAGGGTCGGGCTAATATCACTGCCTTTACTGGCGGTGTTTGTACCGGCGATCCTAAATTTACTGCTTGCATTCAGACAAGCGATTGTCCTCTTAATTCCGTCGGTAATAAATACGAGTGTGATTTGTCTGGGACTAAAAAAGGATCCTCCGATCTGACGGTGGTTTGCGGTTGGACAGATGAAGCTTGTGCTCTAAATAACGCCGGATACGGCGCTGATGCCAGCGGTTGCTGTCGAACGCGACCGGTAGTTTATTCTTCTTATCCGCATGGAGATAATGTTTGTCGTAATACTTCTATTAGCGTTCTTTTTGACAGCAATCATCCGATGGATTTTACTACTTTTAATAGTAAAAATATTTCGGTTTCCGTTGATGGTTGTGCCGTGGCGGTAAATAGTGGCGCAAATAGGTGGTGGCATTATTTGGTGAATACTTATCAGAGGGTGAAGGATTGGGTGATTGGTGTTTTTAGTCATCAAGCAAATGCTGCGGAAATAAATGAATGTACGGTAAATTATTCCGTGACTGGAATTGAATATGTCGATAATGGCGTGGGCAGCGATGGTTTGACCCATAGTAAGATGGTAATTAATCTCTCCTCTCCCTTGCCGCCAAATAAAACGATTAAGGTTAAATTTGCCTCAGCGGTTAAAGACAGTCTGGGTGTGTCCGTTTTGCGCGGAGCAAATGTTTACGAATGGACTTTTAATACCGGAGAGGAAATTTGTAGTTTAAATTATGTTCGTCTTAGTCCGACCAGCAAATCTTTTACTCAGACCGATGAAGTAGAAAATTTTGTTGCCTCGACATTTAATGCCAACGGACAGGAAATAGAAATGGTTCCGGGATTTTATTCTTGGAACTGGAGTTGGTCGTTGACACCGGAAATAAATAATACCAGTGCAACTTTAAGCGCGGGAGTAGCTACTTATTGTTCGGTTACCAATAAGGCTTGTAACCCTGAACACGGTAATGCTGATTGTGTCGACCCGAAATATCCTAGTCAGGTTTGCGGCGCGCCGTATAATTATCCTTATGTTAGTCGGGTTACGTCTCAAAAAACTAACGGCGAAGGACAACTGATTGCCACCGCCACCATTACCTCGGATAGTATTATAGATGCCGGAAAAACTTTTGCCGCTCAGGCAGGAGTGGTGGTGTTTGTTTGTGAAAACCCATGGCCACAGGTTTGTAGCGCGACCATTGCTTCTGGTAATTTACTTGCTTGCGAAAAAGATGACGATTGTTATACCGAAGTCGGTCATCAATATGTCGGTCCGTGTAAATTCGATGCTGTTAGTAATTTTAGCGATTCGGATAATACCATAGTTTCGCAATTCAAAAACCCGGAAAATTATACCAATTTCCGTACTTATTATTGTCGTGACGCTGGGTCTGCTGGGTTTGATGACGATTTGCCAGCTTTAGTGTATCCGCCAATATTTACCCAAACTCCCGTTTTGCCTGCACAAAAAGGATTAATTCGCCACATTCTTTTGCCACGTGATAATTTTCGCCGTGGTGGAGAGACCGGTGGATCAAATGATGCTTTGATTATGAGTGTTGAAGCTAACCCGCAGCATATTTCCGCCGCGCAGTGGTTCTCTGACAGGTTTGATGCCAGCGCTACTGCGGCTAAAGCAGTGGGCGGTTATTCGGCGGTTAGCAAAGACAGTACATATTATATTAATGCCGCCAATTGGAGCCGTAGTACTAATACGATGTACACCAATATTTATATTTTGTCCCAAAGCCAGAATTCTAATGTTAATACTAAAAATATTTTTCAGCAGTTGCTGAATAATATGAAATTTAATGTTAATGTAGATGGTCAGGGTGTGGGTACTGATTTGTGCCGTGCTGGAACGGGGCTGGTAACTAAAAAACCTTTTGTTTGCAGCAATAACAAAAAAACCTCCTGTGTCGCTGATACTGACTGTGGCGCGGACGGTAAGTGTGAAATTTTAGGTTGGTGTAATAACGACAACAGTAAATCGTGTTCGACCTTAGATGTTGGTAATACCGTTGATAATGAATGCGGCGACGAGGCAGTGTTGCCAAAGGCTTTTTGCGATACCAACGCTTTCGCCGAGCCGATTTCTTGTTCCAAAGATTTCGATTGCTATCGTTGCAAGGATAATACCAATGTCGTTTGCGAACTAGATTCCGATTGTCCGAACGTCTATTCAGGCGCTTGTGCCAAAGACGTCAGTGGTAATGCCGCTTATTGTGACGCGCCTAGAGCGAAATTGATTCGTAATACGCAACGTTTGGCTGATTTGCATACCATGACCAGTATTTTGAATAATTACTATCAAAAAAATAACAAATATCCAACACTTGATGCCGGTTCTTATGTTTCTGGAAGAAGCTATAGTACCTGGCCTTCTTGGCAGGCAACTCTGGGTAACGATCTTGGTAGTGGTTTGCCCGTTGACCCAATTGATCAGTTTAACGGCTGCTATGACGCTAATTATAACTTTAACCGTCAGACTTGTTGGGATAATAAGGCGTTACTGTTTTCTTGCCCGCAAAATTCTTATACTTATTTCTATTCCAGTAATAATGGCGGTAATGAGGGTAGGGTTTTGGTGCATCTGGAAAAACCAGAAAACGGTGATATTAATGTGTATGAATCAGACTACGAAGATCAAGATTATTTTGATGCTGTATCGGATAATTGTAAAAATTTTTCCGGTTATTCGATCAATGATTCCGATCAAGACGGTGTCCCGGATTTTGGCGATAATTGTCCTTATGAGAAAAACGGATATGTCGGAAGCGATTGTCCGACGAATGCGCCGCAGTGCTGTCCTTTTACCGACAAAAAGAAATGTTGCGCTTGGTATGGTACTGCCGACGAAGAAAAATATTGCGGTCAGGCAAATACTGATGGCGATAATTTAGGCAATTCTTGTGATTGGATTTGTCCGGTCGATGGGAATAACGATTCTGATAATGATTTTGTTTGCGGCGGACAAGACAATTGTTGGTCGGTGTATAATCCTTTGCAGGTAGACAGTGATGGTGATTGCCAGATGATCGGTAAGCCATATTTATTAAATCCGAAATGCGGCGATGCTTGCGATGTTGATTGTTGGGGGACCGACCCAGACGACTGCAAGACAAAATGCAATGCTTTGGCAAATACTTGGTGGACCGGCTTTGGCGGCACTGCTAATTGTTGTGGTGACGACACGACTGATAATAAAGATTATGGCTGTGTAGTACAAAAGAGTTGCGGTAATGGCGTAATCGATCAGCGAAAAGACGGTGTCTGGGAGAAGTGTGATGACGGTGATACAAACACGGCTAATGTATGCAATAATAGCTGTACTTGGAACTGTAAAGATAACAGCAGCCAAGCAACAATTACTTTTACTCCGGAAGAAAAATCATTGGTTACACTGCAACCAAACGCCACCATGGTAAATACCACGGTTAATATTCCGGTTTGTCGTACCGCAAATAAAATAACAATGAAAGTTTATCAAGATGCTGGCGCGGTTGGTGGTAGCTCGGTTGCCTTGGTGTTTGTATCCGATCTATCTGGTAGTATGAATGAAATATTAGAATCACCAAAAACTCGTTTAGACGTTCTCAAAGAATCTCTTAAGACAGCTATTAGCACGTTGATTGATGAGGGCGCTGGTGTGGAAGTTGGGCTGGTTAGTTATGCTCTGACGTCCGGACCAGACACTCCTGGATTTTTACCGGTGCAAGAATCGCAAAATACTTTAAATGGCGTTATAGATAGTTATGTTGCTGGTGTCGGTGGTCTGCGGGGCAGCTCCACGTATCAGGATTTAGGGCTGCAGGAAGCTCAGAAAATGTTTAATGATTATCCCAAGGATTCTTCTGGCAAAGATTTTGACAAGAAGGTGGTTGTATTTATGACTGATGGCAATTTTAGCGGTAGTCACGATGCTATGGCGGAAGCGACCGTATTAAAAAATCCAAACATCGGCGTAGATATGTTTACCGTGGCGTTGACAGCTGATTTGGGTCTTCGTGCCTATATGAATGGGCTCTCTTCCAGTAATTGCATCTGCGGGGATAATAATTGTAAGAATAAAGTCAGCGGTACTAGCGGTGGAGATGGCGTAGTAACTTGTAGAACCGCTAATGATTTATTAGAGGAGTGTGATCTGACGCGAGACAGTATTTATTGTAAACAAGAAACAAATGAATTAAATTGGGTTAGTTCTGGTCGTAATAGGGCTTATAGCGCTACTACCGCCAGTCAGTTGCAGGGTTTATATGAAACGATTGCCGGTGCTATTTCCGATGAAACTGTCGCAGTTACTTTTAATGGCGGTCCGCAGCTGACATTTAATAATTATCAGTATAATCCGGTGAATAATAAATACGAAGGTACTTTGGAAATAACACTAGATTCGACATATTGTTCATCGACCATGCCGACCGAGTCAAGCGATGAGTTTAAGGCTTATAATATTTCTTTCCAAACACCTATTGTCAAACCGGTGGTCTTTAGTGCCGGTAAACTACTTTTCTGTCCTTGGAAAAATGGTTATTATGGAGAGAGCGAAATAATAAAATCAACACTTTAA
- the ybeY gene encoding rRNA maturation RNase YbeY, translating to MINIDINNKVVGVKIDKRLVEKVASAVSRSLVLKKERCVSLVLVGDAVIRKLNKTYRKKDKITDVLSFEYLDKNFVGSTEDYLGEIFICYPQIKRQAVKNGNSIKKEFALLLIHGLVHLFGYDHEKSVKDERFFDKQQKTILQKIGL from the coding sequence ATGATTAACATTGATATTAACAATAAAGTTGTCGGAGTCAAAATTGATAAAAGATTAGTGGAAAAAGTTGCTTCAGCGGTTAGTCGTTCTTTGGTTTTAAAGAAAGAACGTTGTGTCTCTTTGGTATTAGTTGGCGATGCGGTGATTCGTAAACTAAACAAAACCTATCGCAAAAAAGATAAAATTACAGACGTTTTAAGCTTTGAATATTTAGATAAAAATTTTGTTGGTTCAACTGAAGACTATTTGGGCGAGATATTTATTTGTTATCCCCAGATAAAGCGTCAAGCTGTAAAAAATGGAAACTCAATAAAAAAAGAGTTTGCCTTATTACTTATCCATGGATTAGTCCATCTATTTGGCTATGATCATGAAAAAAGCGTCAAAGATGAAAGATTTTTTGATAAACAACAAAAAACTATTTTACAAAAAATTGGTTTGTAA